One window of Paludibacter propionicigenes WB4 genomic DNA carries:
- a CDS encoding TonB-dependent receptor plug domain-containing protein produces the protein MRIPNGKKILLALASLLLCFQFSYSQSPIKDSVRLEDIVVTGSKIEISRKLVPLSVSQVSRKDIENSGQINILPALNTYVPGIFVTERNVLGFGVSTGGSGAISMRGVSGSPNTEILMLIDGHPQYQGIFGHPLADAYVASDVEKVEVIRGPASILYGSNAMGGAINIITKKQREEGLKINLGAAYGSFNTQKYYGTIGYKKDQLSVFASVNHDQTDGIRANTDFNITNGYTKVGYELSKHFDLTADFSIAKFNGNDNGSVYAAPVPFNIDITRGKASVALENKHDKLEGAFKLYHNFGTHDLSNGFHSTDNNSGLMFYQTLRLFTGSNITVGTDIKQYGGKVNQTAVKDSLITVNESAVYAYAQQALLDNVSLSAGLRLEHNSKYGTELVPFAGLTYNPSLHTTIKTSVSKGFRSPTVMEMYLYAPNPELKPERMMNYEVSWLQSALENRLQFDFTAYLIKGTNLIEVTPGVPPVMTRKNLGAFTNKGLEFSTKYFLSQNLYLNVNYSYLNLEKPVLAAPRQQVNINVNYTYKIWTLNVSSQYIEKLYTFIVSTPTQLTTKTLNYNLLNARLSAKPTKSLELFVAGNNLLNQKYEINYGYPMPGIYFNTGFNVRL, from the coding sequence ATGCGTATCCCAAACGGTAAGAAAATTCTCCTTGCGCTTGCTTCGTTGCTTCTTTGTTTTCAATTTTCTTATTCACAGTCGCCAATCAAAGATAGCGTGAGGCTCGAGGATATAGTAGTTACCGGTTCGAAAATAGAAATATCCCGAAAGCTGGTTCCGCTGTCTGTATCGCAGGTTTCCCGTAAGGACATTGAAAATAGCGGTCAGATTAATATATTGCCCGCGCTAAACACATACGTTCCGGGAATTTTTGTCACCGAGCGCAATGTGCTTGGTTTTGGAGTTTCTACTGGCGGTTCGGGTGCTATCAGCATGCGTGGTGTGAGTGGCTCTCCCAACACGGAGATATTGATGCTGATAGATGGTCATCCTCAGTACCAGGGCATTTTTGGGCATCCGCTTGCCGATGCCTATGTGGCTTCGGATGTGGAAAAGGTGGAAGTTATTCGCGGTCCGGCTTCCATTCTGTATGGATCTAATGCCATGGGAGGTGCAATTAATATTATCACCAAAAAGCAGCGGGAAGAAGGATTGAAAATCAATTTGGGTGCTGCCTACGGTTCGTTTAATACTCAAAAATACTATGGAACAATCGGGTATAAAAAAGATCAGCTAAGCGTTTTTGCGTCGGTAAATCACGACCAGACTGATGGAATTCGTGCCAATACCGACTTTAATATCACCAACGGTTATACGAAAGTGGGCTATGAACTAAGCAAACATTTTGATCTGACTGCCGATTTCAGCATTGCAAAGTTTAATGGAAATGATAACGGATCTGTCTATGCCGCTCCGGTTCCGTTCAATATCGATATTACCCGTGGCAAAGCGTCAGTTGCACTCGAAAACAAACACGATAAGCTGGAAGGGGCGTTTAAATTATATCACAATTTCGGGACTCACGATTTGTCGAACGGTTTTCATTCTACCGACAATAACAGTGGACTGATGTTTTATCAAACGCTTAGGCTCTTTACAGGTAGCAATATAACCGTTGGTACGGATATTAAGCAATATGGTGGAAAGGTAAACCAAACGGCCGTTAAAGACTCGTTGATAACCGTAAACGAGTCGGCGGTTTATGCGTATGCTCAGCAGGCTTTGCTCGATAATGTCAGCCTGAGTGCGGGCTTACGTCTGGAACATAATTCAAAATACGGAACTGAACTTGTTCCTTTTGCCGGATTGACTTACAATCCGTCTTTGCATACAACCATTAAGACTTCCGTTTCAAAAGGTTTCAGAAGTCCTACTGTTATGGAAATGTACCTGTATGCTCCAAATCCCGAATTAAAACCGGAGCGCATGATGAACTACGAAGTTAGCTGGTTGCAATCGGCTTTAGAAAATCGCCTTCAGTTCGATTTTACGGCTTATTTGATTAAAGGGACGAATCTTATTGAAGTTACTCCGGGCGTACCGCCTGTAATGACTCGTAAAAATCTTGGGGCTTTTACCAACAAAGGGCTTGAATTTTCTACAAAATATTTCCTTTCTCAAAATCTATATCTCAATGTAAATTACAGTTATCTGAATCTGGAGAAACCGGTACTGGCAGCACCACGCCAGCAAGTTAATATCAATGTAAATTATACTTATAAAATTTGGACGCTGAACGTATCGTCGCAATATATTGAAAAGTTGTATACATTCATTGTCTCCACTCCGACCCAGTTAACCACTAAGACGCTTAATTACAATTTGCTGAATGCACGCCTATCGGCTAAGCCTACAAAGTCTCTTGAATTGTTTGTTGCAGGAAATAATCTATTGAATCAGAAGTATGAAATAAACTATGGATATCCAATGCCGGGCATTTACTTTAATACAGGTTTTAATGTAAGGTTGTAA
- a CDS encoding SPFH domain-containing protein has protein sequence MESIPYFIIGAVVLVIIAAGFVTVNQGSVAVITVFGKYRRIMPPGLNFKIPLIEMVYKRISIQNRSVELEFQAVTQDQANVYFKAMLLYAVFNQSEETIKNVAFKFVDDRNFMQALIRTIEGTIRSFVATKKQAEILSLRTEIIQEVKKHLDDTLEQWGYHMIDIQLNDITFDEEIIKSMSRVVASNNLKAAAENEGQALLITKTKAAEAEGNAIKISALAEKEAAQQRGQGIALFREEVAKGMAQAAKEMTDADLDASFLLFSMWTEAIKHFGETGKGNVIFLDGSTDGMTKTINQMMGMMKMSEKAE, from the coding sequence ATGGAATCAATTCCTTATTTTATTATCGGAGCGGTAGTTCTGGTAATCATTGCAGCCGGTTTTGTTACTGTTAATCAGGGTAGCGTGGCTGTTATCACGGTATTTGGTAAATATCGTCGTATAATGCCTCCGGGTTTGAATTTCAAAATTCCGCTTATCGAAATGGTTTATAAGCGTATTTCTATTCAAAACCGTTCTGTGGAGCTTGAATTTCAGGCGGTAACGCAAGATCAGGCGAATGTGTATTTTAAAGCCATGTTGCTGTACGCTGTTTTTAATCAGTCCGAAGAAACTATTAAAAATGTAGCCTTTAAGTTTGTGGATGACCGCAACTTTATGCAAGCTTTGATTCGTACCATCGAAGGTACCATTCGTAGTTTTGTGGCGACTAAAAAACAAGCTGAAATTTTGAGTCTTCGTACTGAAATTATTCAGGAAGTAAAGAAACACCTTGATGATACGCTGGAGCAATGGGGATATCATATGATTGATATTCAGTTGAACGATATAACCTTTGACGAGGAAATTATTAAATCCATGTCGCGCGTGGTAGCTTCGAACAACTTGAAAGCTGCTGCCGAAAACGAAGGACAAGCTTTGCTAATTACCAAAACTAAAGCAGCCGAAGCAGAAGGAAATGCGATTAAAATTTCTGCTCTGGCTGAAAAAGAAGCTGCTCAACAACGTGGACAAGGTATTGCATTGTTCCGCGAAGAAGTGGCCAAAGGTATGGCACAGGCTGCAAAGGAAATGACCGATGCCGATTTGGATGCTTCATTTCTGCTTTTCAGTATGTGGACGGAAGCTATCAAACACTTTGGTGAAACAGGCAAGGGTAATGTTATCTTCCTGGATGGCTCTACCGATGGCATGACTAAAACAATCAACCAAATGATGGGTATGATGAAGATGAGTGAAAAAGCTGAATAA
- a CDS encoding winged helix-turn-helix domain-containing protein — translation MFKELNPLLHSELRLGIMSILISVEEADFVYIREKTGATAGNISVQIEKLSEAGYIEINKGFLGKRTRTVCKITQKGVNAFEEYVEALKSYLNVKGR, via the coding sequence ATGTTTAAGGAACTCAATCCGTTGCTTCATTCCGAACTTCGGCTGGGTATTATGTCTATACTTATATCGGTGGAAGAAGCCGACTTTGTGTATATTCGTGAAAAGACAGGTGCAACAGCCGGAAATATCAGTGTCCAGATTGAAAAACTCAGTGAGGCGGGCTATATTGAAATAAACAAAGGCTTTTTGGGGAAAAGAACGCGGACGGTTTGCAAGATAACCCAAAAAGGTGTGAATGCTTTTGAAGAATATGTTGAAGCTCTGAAGAGTTATCTGAATGTTAAAGGTCGATGA
- a CDS encoding carbon-nitrogen hydrolase: MKIGLIQQSNTASRSENIAKLEKNIRTCASQGAELIVLQELHNGLYFCQTEDPVVFEQAETIPGPSTVSFGKLAKELGVVIVLSLFEKRAAGLHHNTAVVIEKDGTIAGKYRKMHIPDDPAYYEKFYFTPGDLGFEPVQTSVGKLGVLVCWDQWYPEAARLMALAGAEVLIYPTAIGWESTDNDDEKQRQTDAWIISQRAHAVANGLHVISCNRTGYEPDPSGVTNGIQFWGNSFVAGPQGEIITQAANDKDENLIVEIDLSRTETVRRMWPFFRDRRIDAFGDLTKRWREE; the protein is encoded by the coding sequence ATGAAAATAGGTCTTATTCAACAATCCAACACAGCCAGCCGTTCAGAGAATATTGCTAAGCTGGAAAAAAATATACGTACCTGCGCATCACAGGGAGCTGAGCTTATCGTTTTGCAGGAATTGCACAATGGATTGTATTTCTGCCAGACGGAAGATCCTGTAGTATTTGAACAGGCAGAAACAATTCCCGGACCTTCAACCGTATCGTTTGGTAAACTGGCAAAAGAACTTGGTGTAGTGATTGTGCTTTCATTATTCGAGAAACGCGCTGCAGGACTGCATCATAATACAGCCGTAGTCATTGAGAAAGATGGAACCATAGCCGGCAAATACCGCAAAATGCATATTCCCGACGATCCGGCTTATTACGAAAAGTTTTATTTTACTCCCGGTGACCTTGGCTTTGAACCTGTTCAAACTTCAGTTGGGAAATTAGGCGTACTCGTTTGTTGGGATCAGTGGTATCCTGAGGCTGCAAGACTTATGGCTTTGGCAGGAGCTGAGGTATTGATTTACCCAACTGCTATTGGTTGGGAAAGCACGGATAACGATGACGAAAAACAACGTCAAACCGACGCATGGATAATTTCACAGCGGGCGCATGCTGTTGCTAACGGACTTCACGTTATTTCTTGCAATCGTACCGGTTACGAACCCGACCCCTCAGGTGTTACTAACGGCATTCAATTCTGGGGAAACAGTTTTGTAGCCGGTCCGCAGGGTGAAATCATTACCCAAGCGGCAAACGATAAAGACGAAAATTTAATTGTAGAAATAGATTTATCGCGTACCGAAACCGTTCGTCGCATGTGGCCGTTTTTCCGAGACAGAAGAATTGATGCTTTTGGCGATTTGACCAAAAGATGGAGAGAAGAATAA
- a CDS encoding agmatine deiminase family protein produces the protein MNSQKTKVLPAEWAEQQFVQLTWPHAETDWADMLDEVNECFVNIAREIIKHENLLIVCIDSDEVECHFTEDELEKITFAEMPTNDTWARDHGGITVLEDGKPVIYDFTFNGWGMKFAANHDNLITRKLYTAGIFGEARHRNCFDFVLEGGSIESDGEGTILTTAECLLSDNRNNLSEEDIEARLKDYFGLKQVLWLNHGYLAGDDTDSHVDTLARLCDKSTIAYVKCDDTEDEHFEELRKMKKELRKFKTSDDRYFRLIPLPMADEVYEDGERLPATYANFLIINGAVLVPTYNSPKDEIAKEQLQKAFPDREIVGIDCRALIKQHGSLHCVTMQYPSGKE, from the coding sequence ATGAATTCACAAAAAACTAAAGTATTGCCTGCTGAATGGGCAGAACAACAATTTGTCCAGCTTACGTGGCCTCATGCCGAAACAGATTGGGCTGACATGCTCGACGAAGTAAATGAATGCTTCGTCAATATTGCCCGCGAGATAATAAAACACGAAAACCTGTTGATTGTTTGCATTGACTCTGATGAAGTGGAATGCCACTTCACAGAAGACGAGCTCGAAAAAATAACTTTCGCCGAAATGCCGACAAACGACACCTGGGCACGCGATCATGGTGGAATAACCGTACTAGAAGATGGAAAACCCGTTATCTACGATTTCACGTTCAATGGCTGGGGTATGAAATTCGCGGCTAATCATGACAATCTGATTACGCGAAAACTATATACTGCAGGAATCTTTGGAGAAGCACGTCATCGTAACTGCTTTGACTTTGTGCTGGAAGGTGGCAGTATAGAATCGGATGGAGAGGGAACTATTTTAACTACAGCCGAATGCTTACTTTCCGATAACAGAAATAATCTATCCGAAGAAGATATAGAAGCCAGACTCAAAGATTATTTCGGACTCAAACAGGTTCTTTGGTTGAATCATGGATATTTAGCCGGAGATGATACAGACAGCCACGTAGACACGCTGGCTCGCCTCTGCGACAAAAGCACCATTGCTTATGTAAAATGTGATGATACAGAGGATGAACACTTTGAGGAATTGAGAAAAATGAAAAAAGAACTTCGCAAATTCAAAACCTCTGACGACAGATATTTCAGGCTTATTCCGCTCCCGATGGCCGATGAAGTTTACGAAGATGGAGAACGACTTCCGGCAACCTATGCCAACTTCCTGATCATAAACGGAGCAGTTTTAGTGCCGACTTACAACTCACCAAAAGATGAAATTGCAAAAGAACAGCTGCAAAAAGCCTTTCCGGACAGAGAAATCGTAGGGATTGATTGCAGAGCATTAATTAAACAACATGGGTCACTGCATTGCGTAACGATGCAATATCCGAGCGGTAAGGAGTAA
- the queC gene encoding 7-cyano-7-deazaguanine synthase QueC: MKDIVILYSGGMDSSVALYEHADRIRRALTFNYGSKHNLREMEYAARNCKRLGIEHHVIELDMNKMGFVSDLLQSGGDIPNGHYEDQNMIKTVVPFRNGIMLSIAAGIAESIGCDKLMISNHAGDHAIYPDCREEFIQTMNKAISLGTYNHCEILAPYTNLTKREIALIGKEIGVPFEDTYSCYNGLETHCGTCGTCTERKEGLEGFDPTVYLH; this comes from the coding sequence ATGAAAGATATAGTAATTTTATATTCAGGAGGAATGGATAGCTCGGTGGCTCTTTACGAACATGCCGACCGCATTCGTCGTGCTTTGACCTTTAATTACGGGTCGAAACATAATTTACGCGAAATGGAATATGCAGCACGCAATTGTAAACGACTTGGCATAGAACATCATGTAATAGAACTGGATATGAACAAAATGGGATTTGTATCCGATTTATTGCAATCCGGAGGCGATATTCCGAACGGTCATTACGAAGATCAGAATATGATTAAAACCGTAGTGCCATTCCGAAACGGTATTATGCTGAGCATTGCTGCGGGTATTGCCGAAAGTATTGGTTGTGATAAACTGATGATTTCTAATCATGCTGGCGATCATGCCATTTACCCCGATTGTAGGGAGGAATTTATTCAAACAATGAATAAAGCTATAAGCCTGGGAACGTATAATCATTGTGAGATTCTGGCGCCTTACACTAATCTCACAAAGCGTGAAATTGCTTTGATAGGAAAAGAAATAGGTGTGCCGTTCGAAGATACTTACTCTTGTTATAATGGTCTTGAAACTCACTGCGGAACCTGTGGAACCTGCACGGAACGTAAAGAAGGACTCGAGGGCTTTGACCCTACAGTTTATCTTCACTGA
- a CDS encoding saccharopine dehydrogenase family protein, with protein sequence MGKVLIIGAGGVGTVVVNKVAQNPDVFTEIMLASRTKSKCDAIAEDVKKRFGVEVKTAQVDADNVPELVTLLNAYKPELLINVALPYQDLTIMDACLEAGVNYLDTANYEPKDEAHFEYSWQWAYKDKFEKAGLTAILGCGFDPGVTSIYTAYAAKHHFDEIHYLDIVDCNAGDHHKAFATNFNPEINIREVSQRGKYWENGEWIETEPHEIHKSLNYPEIGPKESYVIYHEELESLVKNYPTIKRARFWMTFGQEYLTHLRVIQNIGMARIDEVEYNGQKIVPIQFLKAVLPNPGDLGENYTGWTSIGCRIKGIKDGKEVTYYVYNNCSHEAAYKETGAQGVSYTTGVPAMIGAMMFFKGEWRKAGVYNVEEFNPDPFMEQLNIHGLPWVELHNIDLEL encoded by the coding sequence ATGGGAAAAGTATTGATTATCGGCGCCGGAGGCGTGGGAACTGTTGTGGTAAACAAAGTGGCTCAAAATCCGGATGTGTTTACTGAAATCATGTTGGCCAGTCGCACCAAATCTAAATGCGATGCAATTGCCGAAGACGTGAAGAAACGTTTTGGTGTAGAAGTGAAAACAGCTCAGGTAGATGCTGATAATGTTCCGGAACTTGTAACTTTGCTCAACGCTTATAAACCCGAGTTGCTTATCAACGTGGCTCTTCCGTATCAGGATTTGACCATTATGGATGCTTGTCTGGAAGCCGGAGTGAATTATCTGGATACAGCTAATTATGAGCCGAAAGACGAAGCGCATTTTGAATACAGCTGGCAGTGGGCGTACAAGGACAAATTTGAAAAAGCCGGTCTTACTGCTATTCTTGGTTGCGGTTTCGACCCGGGAGTAACGAGCATTTATACTGCTTATGCCGCTAAACATCATTTCGACGAAATTCATTATCTGGATATCGTAGATTGTAATGCCGGTGATCACCATAAAGCTTTTGCCACCAACTTTAACCCGGAAATCAATATTCGCGAGGTTTCTCAACGCGGAAAATATTGGGAAAACGGAGAGTGGATCGAAACTGAACCACACGAAATTCATAAGTCGTTGAATTATCCTGAAATAGGACCAAAAGAATCTTATGTTATCTATCACGAAGAACTGGAATCGCTGGTGAAAAACTATCCTACTATCAAGCGTGCCCGTTTCTGGATGACTTTCGGACAGGAATATCTGACACACTTGCGGGTTATTCAAAATATCGGTATGGCTCGCATCGACGAAGTGGAATACAACGGACAAAAAATTGTTCCTATCCAGTTTCTGAAAGCCGTACTTCCAAATCCGGGTGATTTGGGCGAGAACTATACCGGTTGGACATCCATCGGTTGCCGCATTAAAGGAATAAAAGATGGCAAGGAAGTGACCTACTATGTGTACAATAATTGCAGCCACGAAGCGGCTTACAAAGAAACCGGCGCGCAGGGCGTAAGCTACACCACCGGAGTTCCTGCCATGATTGGTGCCATGATGTTCTTCAAAGGCGAATGGCGCAAGGCGGGCGTATACAACGTAGAAGAATTCAATCCCGATCCGTTTATGGAACAATTGAACATTCACGGTTTGCCATGGGTGGAATTGCATAACATTGATTTGGAATTGTAA
- the nspC gene encoding carboxynorspermidine decarboxylase yields the protein MNYQNIPSPCYVLDEATFRNNLALIKSVKERAGVEIILAFKAFAMWSTFPIVREYIPYSTASSLAEARLAYEEMGSKAHTYGPAYTDREFPEIMRCSSHITFNSLQQFERFYPQTQFENISCGLRINPEFSDVETDLYNPCAPGSRLGVVADLLGDKLPEGVEGLHFHTLCESTSFDMERTLAVVEEKFGKFFPQINWLNMGGGHLMTKEGYDVEHLISLLQAFKAKYPHLQLILEPGSAFAWRTGVLVSSVVDIVENKGIKTAMLDVSFACHMPDCLEMPYKPAIVGATDAIPGKPTYRMGGNSCLSGDFYGDWSFDHELKIGDRIIFEDMIHYTMVKTTMFNGVSHPSIGIWTKGNEFKLVREFGYEDYKGRMS from the coding sequence ATGAATTACCAAAATATACCTTCCCCATGCTACGTCCTCGACGAAGCAACTTTTCGCAACAATCTGGCATTAATAAAATCGGTAAAAGAACGAGCCGGTGTGGAAATAATTCTCGCATTCAAGGCTTTTGCCATGTGGAGTACTTTCCCTATCGTACGCGAATATATTCCGTATTCCACGGCCAGTTCGTTGGCTGAAGCACGCTTAGCTTACGAGGAAATGGGCAGCAAGGCGCATACTTACGGACCGGCGTATACTGACAGAGAGTTTCCGGAAATCATGCGTTGCAGTAGTCATATCACGTTCAATTCCTTGCAGCAATTTGAGCGTTTTTACCCGCAAACTCAGTTCGAAAATATATCGTGCGGATTGCGCATTAACCCTGAATTCTCGGATGTGGAGACGGACTTGTACAATCCCTGTGCACCGGGTTCGCGACTGGGTGTGGTAGCCGATTTGCTGGGTGATAAACTTCCTGAAGGAGTAGAGGGACTGCACTTTCATACCTTGTGCGAATCAACTTCGTTTGACATGGAAAGAACATTGGCAGTGGTGGAAGAAAAGTTTGGCAAATTTTTCCCGCAAATCAACTGGCTGAACATGGGTGGCGGACACCTGATGACCAAAGAAGGTTACGATGTCGAGCACTTGATCTCGTTGTTGCAAGCTTTCAAGGCAAAATATCCGCATTTGCAACTCATCCTGGAGCCCGGAAGTGCCTTTGCCTGGCGAACCGGTGTGTTGGTTTCGAGCGTGGTGGACATTGTCGAAAATAAAGGTATCAAGACAGCTATGCTCGATGTGTCTTTTGCGTGCCACATGCCCGATTGCCTCGAAATGCCGTATAAACCGGCTATTGTTGGAGCGACGGATGCTATTCCGGGCAAACCGACCTATCGAATGGGTGGAAACAGTTGCTTGTCGGGTGACTTCTATGGCGATTGGTCGTTCGACCATGAGTTGAAAATTGGCGACCGAATCATTTTCGAAGACATGATTCACTATACGATGGTAAAAACCACCATGTTTAATGGGGTTTCGCATCCTTCTATCGGTATCTGGACAAAGGGAAATGAGTTTAAGCTGGTGCGCGAATTCGGATACGAAGATTACAAAGGAAGAATGTCGTAA
- a CDS encoding RecQ family ATP-dependent DNA helicase, with amino-acid sequence MQQYLDILKQYWGYDDFRPLQGDIIRSIVSGKDTLGLMPTGGGKSLTFQVPTLAMKGICVVVTPLIALMKDQVENLKKRGITAAAIYSGMSHNDILMTLDNAVFEAYKFLYVSPERLATPIFMEKIKQATVCMIAVDESHCISQWGYDFRPSYLRIADIRELLPDVPVLALTATATPEVVDDIQRQLHFREPNVFQKSFHRSNLAYVVRTTENKDEHLLKILNSVPGTSVVYVRNRKRTKEISDFLNLNGISAENFHAGLKNETKDAKQSRWKSGETRVIVSTNAFGMGIDKAEVRTVVHMDLPDSLEAYFQEAGRAGRDEKKAYAVLLYNNGDAVKMRKRVSDSFPGKEMVLKVYEALGNYLEMGVGSGLDRVFAFDIGDFCTKFKLPILITYNCLKILQQAGYLELTDEQDSSARVLFIVGKDDLYNQKQTPEQEKLIHILLRSYTGLFTDMASINEETIAKRLEWTREKVYEELVGLAKERVIQFIPRKKTPYLTFVREREATERVILGKEAYDDRRERYIARVKSVLDYAKEENICRSQVLLSYFGEKETKPCGKCDICQKKKETLITEEDFETIRQHIEQALSAEELSVNVLLKKVPFKELKVLQVIRFLKDNGQLKENELMKLSLVK; translated from the coding sequence ATGCAACAATACCTGGACATACTGAAACAATACTGGGGCTACGATGACTTCAGACCTTTGCAGGGCGATATTATCCGCAGCATTGTGTCCGGTAAAGATACGCTTGGACTTATGCCCACCGGTGGTGGTAAGTCATTGACTTTTCAGGTGCCCACGCTGGCCATGAAAGGTATCTGCGTGGTAGTAACTCCGCTTATTGCCCTTATGAAAGATCAGGTGGAAAATCTGAAGAAACGTGGAATCACGGCCGCCGCCATATATTCCGGCATGTCGCACAACGACATATTGATGACACTCGACAATGCCGTATTTGAGGCTTATAAGTTCCTGTATGTTTCGCCCGAACGGTTGGCTACTCCAATTTTCATGGAAAAAATAAAGCAAGCCACCGTATGCATGATAGCCGTAGATGAATCTCATTGTATCTCGCAGTGGGGATATGATTTTCGTCCCTCCTACCTCCGCATTGCCGACATTAGGGAACTGCTGCCCGATGTCCCGGTGCTGGCGCTAACCGCCACTGCCACCCCTGAAGTGGTGGACGACATTCAGCGTCAGTTGCATTTTCGCGAACCCAATGTGTTCCAAAAAAGCTTCCATCGGTCTAATCTGGCTTATGTGGTGCGCACTACCGAAAACAAAGATGAACATCTGCTAAAGATACTCAACAGCGTGCCCGGCACTTCGGTAGTCTATGTACGCAACAGAAAAAGGACCAAAGAAATTTCCGATTTTCTGAACCTGAATGGAATTTCAGCAGAGAACTTTCATGCCGGACTGAAAAACGAAACGAAAGACGCCAAACAATCCCGTTGGAAATCCGGCGAAACGCGGGTTATCGTTTCTACCAACGCTTTCGGTATGGGAATAGACAAGGCCGAAGTGCGTACCGTGGTGCATATGGATTTACCCGATTCGCTCGAAGCATACTTTCAGGAAGCCGGACGTGCCGGACGCGACGAGAAAAAAGCCTATGCCGTGTTGCTCTACAACAATGGCGATGCCGTAAAAATGCGCAAACGTGTATCGGACAGCTTCCCCGGCAAAGAGATGGTGCTTAAAGTATATGAAGCCTTGGGCAATTACCTTGAAATGGGCGTAGGTTCGGGGTTGGACAGAGTTTTCGCATTCGACATAGGCGATTTCTGTACGAAATTTAAACTGCCGATACTGATTACCTATAATTGCCTGAAAATTCTTCAACAGGCAGGCTATCTGGAACTCACCGACGAACAAGACAGTTCGGCGAGGGTTCTTTTTATCGTGGGAAAAGACGATTTATACAACCAGAAACAAACTCCCGAGCAAGAAAAACTGATACATATTCTGTTGCGCTCCTACACCGGCTTGTTTACCGATATGGCCTCCATCAACGAAGAAACCATTGCCAAACGACTGGAATGGACACGCGAAAAAGTGTATGAGGAACTGGTGGGATTGGCCAAAGAACGTGTCATCCAATTCATCCCCCGCAAAAAAACGCCTTACCTTACCTTCGTAAGAGAACGCGAAGCCACCGAACGTGTGATTCTGGGCAAAGAAGCCTATGATGACCGACGTGAACGATACATCGCGCGGGTAAAAAGTGTGTTGGACTATGCCAAAGAAGAAAATATTTGTCGCAGTCAGGTGCTCCTCTCCTATTTTGGCGAAAAAGAAACAAAACCCTGCGGTAAATGCGACATCTGTCAAAAGAAAAAAGAAACGCTGATTACCGAAGAAGATTTTGAAACTATCCGACAGCATATCGAACAGGCATTATCCGCAGAAGAATTAAGTGTCAATGTGTTGCTAAAGAAAGTCCCGTTCAAAGAGTTGAAAGTGCTACAAGTAATCCGTTTCCTGAAAGACAACGGACAACTGAAAGAAAATGAATTGATGAAATTGAGCCTGGTAAAATAA